GATTCGGCGCCGATCTGGGCGCAGAGAAGTTCTTTGATATCAAATGCCGGATGGCAGGCCTGCATCCGGATGCGGCAGTGCTGGTGGCAACCGTGCGTGCACTGAAATACAACGGCGGTGTGGCAAAGGCTGATCTGGCAGCGCCCAATCTGGAGGCTGTGAAGAAGGGCATCTGCAATCTGGAGAAGCATATCGAAAATCTGCAGAAGTACGGCGTACCGGTGGTGGTGACGCTGAACGCTTTTGTGACCGATACCGAGGAAGAGGTGGCATACATCCGCAGCTTCTGTGAGGCGCGCGGCTGTGCTTTCGCCCTGTCTGAGGTATGGGCAAAGGGCGGCGAAGGCGGTAAGGCACTGGCAGAGAAGGTCATCGAGACACTGGAGACAAAGACCTCTTCCTTCCATCCCATTTATGAGGATGACTGCAGCCTGAAGGATAAGATCGAGACGGTGGCAAAAGAAATCTACGGCGCAGACGGTGTGACCTATGCCCCTGCTGCACAGAAGATGTTAAAGAAGATTGAAGATATGGGATTCGGTCATCTGCCGGTATGCATGGCCAAGACCCAGTATTCCCTGTCCGATGACGCCTCCAGGCTGGGACGGCCGGAGGGCTTCACCGTAAATGTCCGGGAAGTATATGTATCCGCAGGCGCAGGCTTTGTGGTAGCTATCACCGGCGCCATCATGACCATGCCGGGACTTCCCAAGGTGCCTGCAGCCAACGGCATTGATGTGAGCGAGGACGGTGTGATCACAGGATTGTTCTAAAAAATGACAGACGGCAGTGTCTGGAAGTATCCGGGCATTGCCGGGTATGATACAGATTCGACGGAAATCAGAAGACAGACAGGAGATGACAGCATTGGCACAGATCATTGACGGAAAACAGATCTCAGCGCAGATCAAAGAGGAATTAAGGGAAGAAGCTGCGGCTTACAAAGCCCGTGGCATTGAGGCCGCTCTGGCCGTGATTCAGGTAGGGGAAGATCCGGCTTCCTCCATTTATGTGAGAAACAAGAAAAAGGCCTGTGCGTATGTGGGCGTTCGTTCAGAATCCTATGAGCTGCCCCGGGAGACGACCCAGGAGGCGCTGCTGGCACTGATCGAAGAGTTGAATGGCCGGGCGGACATCCAGGGCATTCTCGTCCAGCTGCCGCTGCCGTCCCATATCGATGAGGACGCGGTGATCCGGGCCATCGCTCCGGAGAAGGATGTGGACGGCTTTCACCCGGAGAGCGTAGGCAGAATGTGCATCGGCGAACAGGGGTATCTTCCCTGCACTCCGGCGGGTATCATTCAGCTGCTGAAACGCTCCGGTGTTTCTATCGAGGGAAAAGAGTGCGTTGTGGTGGGCCGCAGTAACATTGTGGGCAAACCCATGGCGCTGCTGATGCTGCGGGAAAATGCCACGGTGACCATCACCCATTCCCGGACGAAGGATCTGCGGGAGGTGTGCCGCCGGGCAGATATTCTCATCGTTGCCATCGGCAAGCCCCGGTTTATCACGAAGGAATACGTGAAAGAGGGCGCCGTGGTCATCGACGTGGGTATCCACCGGGATGAGAACAACAAGATGTGCGGTGACGTGGATTTTGCAGATGTGGAGCCGGTGGCAGGTGCCATCACCCCGGTGCCGGGCGGCGTGGGGCCGATGACCATTGCCATGCTCATGAACAACTGCCTGGAAGCCATCCGAAACCGGTAACAGGCAGCATATCGAAGACGAACAACTGACAGAAAATATTTTACAGGAAATGGGGAACCGAACATGCGCTGTCCCAAGTGTCATGCAGAAATAGAAGAAGGCTACTTATATTGTAAAAACTGCGGAGAAGAGATCCGGATCGTGCCGGACTATGATCCGCAGGTAGAAGACATGCTTTCCGGTTCGCTGAAGGATGTGGTGAAGGAAGCGCAGCAAAATGCGTCTGAGAAAGCGGCAGGCGTGCAGTCTGCCGCCGGACAGAGCGGGGAGAAGACCGCCTCCAATGCCGGAGCATCCGCTTCCAGAAAAACAGAAGGGACTTCCAGAACAGCGGGAAACGGCAGAAAACGCCATTCCCGGAAACGGCGTCTGACAGAAGGTGTCCTCTGTATCTGCATTCTGGCGATTGCGGGCCTGATCTCTGTGACGCTGTTCCGGCGCAATTCCTACGACTACCAGTATCAGCTGGCCGTGAAAGCGGCTGCGGACAATGATGCTGACCGGGCATTAAAGTATCTGTCCCGGGCCATGGAGCTGGAGCCGGATCAGACGTATATGTGGCTTTTCAAGGCACAGATCGAGAAGGATTCCGGCGACCGGGAGGCCGCGGAGGAGAGCTGCCGGTATATTTTGAGCAAGCTGGATCCGGACAACCAGGAAGTATACACCATGCTCATCGAGATGTACATTGAAGAGGGGGATCTGGACAGCGTGAAGGATACCCTTTCCCGGTGCCCGGTGCAGGCGGTAAAAAATTCCTTTGCGGATTATATCGCAGCGGTGCCCACCGCTTCCTTTGCCGACGGCATTTACTATGACACCATGGAAATTGAACTGGATGCGGATGGCCTGGACATTTATTTCACCACTGACGGCACCAAGCCGACCGTGAACAGTACGAAATATGAAGGCCCCATCCGGCTCACCGAGGGCTCCAACACCATCCGGGCAGTGGCGGTATCGCCCAAGGGCGTCCTCAGCGACGAGGCCATTTTCAGCTATGAGATTTCCTATCTGGAGGCAGAGCCGCCGGTGGTCTCCCCGGATTCCGGCGAATACCCGGCAGAGGTGGAGATCGTCGTACAGGTGCCGGACGGTTGTACCGTGCTGTATACGCTGGACGGAAGCCTGCCAACCCTGGATTCTGCCGTATATGAAGCTCCGGTGAAGATCCGGACAAGCACCGTATTCACCGCGGTTTCTGTGTCCATGAGCGGAAGATTCAGCGAGTCCGTGGTGAGAAGATATACGATTGACGGAAGTGCTTCCGGGGATGAAGAATAAGAAGCAGGCCCCTGCATCAATGACAGATATGCGAGGTAAAAAAGAATGCTGGCGCAGATGTTCAGTCTGTATCCAACATTCTTTTTTCAAAAGCAGTAAACTGCAGGTATCTTCTTTCCGGTCACAGGAACGTGATCGCTATGCTTCCTCCGGAATAAATGTGATATGATCGACATCCATCTCGGCGATCCGTGCCAGAGAGTATACGTGAAGTCCCTGGGAATTGAGCTTCTCACGACCAGGCTGGAAGGATTTCTCGATGAGTACACCCAGGCCTGCTACGGTAGCATTGGCTTTCCGGATGAGACGAAGAGCGCCGGTGGCAGCCTCGCCGTTGGCAAGGAAATCATCCACAAGAAGTACATGGTCGGTATCGGACAGATATTTGCGTGCCAGAGTCAGCTGATAACTGATCTCCTTGGTGAAGGAGACAACCTCGGTCTGGATCACGTCAGTTTTGAGAATTGCGGAACTCTGTTTTTTCAGGATCAGAAGCGGTACGCCCAGCTCACAGGCAACAAACAGTGCCGGGGAAATACCGGAGCTTTCTATGGTCATGACCTTGGTGACACCCTGATCTTTGAAGTGATCGGCGATGTCGCGTCCCATTTCCTGCATGAGTACGGGATCTACCTGATGGTTAATAAAAGAGTCAACTTTGAGAATTGCAGGGCTTAATACATTTCCCTCTGCCAGAATACGGTCTTCCAGTAATTTCATTTGTATGTACCACCTTTGTATGAAATGATTAAAAAATTAAATTTACTATAGCATGGATTTCAGACATTTTCAAGTCGAGAACGGCATATTGCCCCGGCAGATGTCCATTGCCTGTCTGCCGTGGGAGATATGTGCCGGGAACAGCGATCTGTTCAGGACTCATAGTATTGTTCATAGAGCGTTTCAGCCAGCGTGTCCATATAGTCTTCGTTCAGAGCATATTCCCGGCGGATCAGCTCGCGGATCCGGTTCGTCCGGGCGTAGTAATTGATCTCATTGGAGTCCTGCAGCTGCAAATCTTCCTCGATATCCGCTCTGGTATAAGTAGCGGTGAACCAGGAGAGGATCTGAGAAGTGCGGTCGTCTTCCTCCTTTGCCTCCTGCCGAAGTCCCTTGACCTTTTGGGCACTGTGGATACCGATGCCGATGAACACCAGAAACAGCAGGCTCATGACGCTCAGCATCAGCACTTTGCTGGAAGCGGCGAAGGGGAAGGGAATGACACCGGCCAGAATGAGGACGATGAGCACCATGCCGATGATGCCCACGGCCAGAAAAGCGGAGGCAGTGGAGCGGACATCCTCCAGCTGATCCTTCTTTTTTTGATAGGGGGAGCCGGAAACTTTGGTCTGCGCGGAGGCTTCGTGCTCCTCCGGGACAGCTTTTTCTGCACGTAATTTGGCAAAATATTGTTCGGTGGGTTTCTGGATCTCCTCCGCGCGGGATGCGGGGACAAGCACCCGATACTTGCCGCTTTCCTGATCAAATTCCAGGGCGCAGTAATCCACCCCCAGATATTCATAATAGGCCACCAGGCCAAGGGCAGTTTCCTCCGGCAGGGAAGCGATACATACTTTCTCCTCGGGAAGCTCCTCCACCAGACGGCTGCCGCAATCCGGACAGGCCGTCACGCCATCGCGGTATTCAGTTTTACATTTGGGACACCAGGGCATACGCAATACCTCCTTGATAAACTTAAGATACCTGATATCATAAGTATACCCTTTTTTATAGGTCATCACAAGAACAATCCGCAGAAATCCATCTGGAACAACCGTCCATCTTGTGTTATGCTAATAGCCGAAGAGGAGAAAACGATGAGAATTACGATCTTGTGTGTGGGAAAAATAAAGGAAAAATTTTACAGTGCCGCTGTGGACGAGTATAAAAAGCGGCTGAGCAGATACTGCCGCCTGGATATCGTGGAGGTGGCGGATGAGAAGACGGAAGAAGGGGCTTCCCCGGTGCAGGAAGAGCAGGTACGGGAAAAAGAAGGGGAGCGCCTGCTGAAACAGATGAAGGACGATGCCTATACGGTCACCCTGGAGATCAGGGGGGAGATGCCGGATTCCGTACAGCTGGCGGAGAAGATTGAGCAGCTGGGTGTCCGGGGCGTGAGCCATATCCAGTTTGTCATCGGCGGTTCCCTGGGGCTGTCCAGGGCTGTCATGGCCCGGGCGGACTATCGCCTGAGTTTTTCGAAGATGACCTTTCCCCATCAGCTTATGCGGGTGATCCTGCTGGAGCAGATCTACCGGTCATTTCGCATTACAAGGGGAGAGCCGTACCATAAATAACATAAAAAATACTCCCATAAGTCATGATGAAAAACGAGTGATCTTGCAGGATTGCGAACTGGCCGCCAGTCAGTAGAAGAAAATGCTATGGCGAAAGATGAGAGGAACGAGGAAATACGAATCCTAATAAAAAAATAAGAGATAGAATGGAGTAACCTATGAATCTGGAACAGAATTTATATGACACCGTGAGGGAATGGCAACTGAAGCTCGGTTACCAGAGAGAAGAAATGCGGCTGTATTATCCGGAAGAGTCCCTGCTGGAGCTTCTGGATACGACAAAGGAGGCATTGCCGGAGGCGGCAAAGGCATTTGCAGCGCAGATGGCGGACAGGCTGGGCAGCATTCAGGTGATGCCCACTGAAAAAAAGGACGGCAGATGGTGTGTGTGCATCCCGCCGGAGGGAGTGACCTATGTGTGGGAGCATGTGCCGGAACCGGCATTTTTGAAAGCTTTTCTGACCGTATTGAAAACGCCGGGAGCCACCCCTTTCGGATGTGGAGCAGCTGTTCGTCGCCACCGCGCCGGAGCAGGCACGAAGCCTTCAGACAGAGCCCCAGGCCAAGGGCTTCTGGTTTGCCGACGGACAGCCGGATCCTTATGTGTATCACGTGGAGGTGGATGATTTCGGGCTGGAATATCACCGGTTTACGAGAAAATCCTATGAGGCACTGTTTGGAAATACGGAGGAATATGATGGATAACGAGCTGCGATTTGCCATACTCATTGACGCGGATAACATATCAGACAAATACATTAAGATCATTCTGGATGAGATCTCCAACAGCGGCGTGGCCACCTACAAGCGGATCTACGGCGACTGGACGAATCCCCAGCTGGCTTCCTGGAAGCATGTGCTGCTGGAGAATTCCATCATTCCCATGCAGCAGTACAGCTACACCACCGGCAAGAATTCCACCGACTCGGCCATGATCATCGACGCCATGGACATTCTCTATTCCGGCATGGTGGACGGCTACTGCATTGTGTCCTCGGACAGCGATTTTACGCGGCTGGCGGCCAGACTGCGGGAGTCTGGCATGCAGGTCATCGGCATGGGGGAGGAGAAGACGCCCCAGCCCTTTATTTCGGCCTGCAACCAGTTCAAGTACCTGGATCTTCTCTATGCAAACCAGCAGGAGGAGGAAGAGGCAGAGAAGCTGCGGGAGGCCAAACACAGCAGCGAGCAGGCGGAAACCGGCAGCGGAAAGAAGAAAAATGGCCGGAAGCGGGGGGATATCCGCCGGATCCGTGGTACCATCAATGCTATTCTGGAGAAATTTTCCGATGAGGACGGCTGGGTGTCCTCGGGAAAGCTGGGGGATCAGCTGTCCAAGCGGCTGCCGGATTTTGATGTGCGTAACTACGGCTTTTCCAAGCTGACGCTGTTCATCAAATCGCTGGGCGACTATGAGGTGCAGAAGATGTCCTACAGCAACGGGCAGAAGCAGATCTGCGTCCGGCTGAAAGGGAAAAAAGCGGACAAAGACTGATGCATCATCCGGGCGGGAAACGCATATATTTTTCATAAAGCGGCGGGCAGGAAAACCGGATGAAGCATAAGATTTCAGACAGTCTGCGGCTGCCCTCTGACCTGACCCGGGGCGATATGCTGGTCAGTGTCACGGGGCGGCATGAGATTTTTGTGGAAAATTATAAGGGCATCATCGAGTACACCGACTGTCGGATCATGCTTTCCGGGAAGAGCGGCAGCGTCCTGCTTCTGGGCAAAGGGCTTTCGGTGGTGTATTATACCGGCGATGAGATGAAGGTAGAAGGCACACTGGACAATATTTGCTTTTTAGAATAAGGGAAGGGCGGTGGCCCATATTGCTCATCCAGATGATTCGCCTGCTGCAGGGCTATGTGACGCTTCGGGTCAGCGGCTATGCGCCGGAGCGGTTTCTGAACTTGTGCAGCCTTGCCAACATTCTCGTGTGGGATATCGAAAACTGCGGCGCTGATTACGAGATGAAAATGACGGTTCGCGGCTTTCGCCAGATCCGGCCTTATGTGCGGAAAACAAAGACGAAGATCATGATCATACAGAAGCATGGTCTTCCTTTTTTTATCTTTCAGAACCGGAAACGGAAAGCCTTTTTCCTGGGAATCGTGCTGTGCGCATGGCTTTTGTGGTTTCTGTCCCTTTTTATCTGGGATATCCGGGTGGAGGGCGGTGCGCATTATACCCAGGAGCTGGTGGTGGATGCCCTGGAGGAGGAAGGGATTTTTCACGGCATCCGAAAATCAAAGGTGGACTGTGAGGAGATCCAGTTTTTCCTGCGGGAAAAATATGCCGG
Above is a window of Oscillospiraceae bacterium NTUH-002-81 DNA encoding:
- the folD gene encoding bifunctional methylenetetrahydrofolate dehydrogenase/methenyltetrahydrofolate cyclohydrolase FolD; this encodes MAQIIDGKQISAQIKEELREEAAAYKARGIEAALAVIQVGEDPASSIYVRNKKKACAYVGVRSESYELPRETTQEALLALIEELNGRADIQGILVQLPLPSHIDEDAVIRAIAPEKDVDGFHPESVGRMCIGEQGYLPCTPAGIIQLLKRSGVSIEGKECVVVGRSNIVGKPMALLMLRENATVTITHSRTKDLREVCRRADILIVAIGKPRFITKEYVKEGAVVIDVGIHRDENNKMCGDVDFADVEPVAGAITPVPGGVGPMTIAMLMNNCLEAIRNR
- a CDS encoding chitobiase/beta-hexosaminidase C-terminal domain-containing protein, whose protein sequence is MRCPKCHAEIEEGYLYCKNCGEEIRIVPDYDPQVEDMLSGSLKDVVKEAQQNASEKAAGVQSAAGQSGEKTASNAGASASRKTEGTSRTAGNGRKRHSRKRRLTEGVLCICILAIAGLISVTLFRRNSYDYQYQLAVKAAADNDADRALKYLSRAMELEPDQTYMWLFKAQIEKDSGDREAAEESCRYILSKLDPDNQEVYTMLIEMYIEEGDLDSVKDTLSRCPVQAVKNSFADYIAAVPTASFADGIYYDTMEIELDADGLDIYFTTDGTKPTVNSTKYEGPIRLTEGSNTIRAVAVSPKGVLSDEAIFSYEISYLEAEPPVVSPDSGEYPAEVEIVVQVPDGCTVLYTLDGSLPTLDSAVYEAPVKIRTSTVFTAVSVSMSGRFSESVVRRYTIDGSASGDEE
- a CDS encoding xanthine phosphoribosyltransferase, with protein sequence MKLLEDRILAEGNVLSPAILKVDSFINHQVDPVLMQEMGRDIADHFKDQGVTKVMTIESSGISPALFVACELGVPLLILKKQSSAILKTDVIQTEVVSFTKEISYQLTLARKYLSDTDHVLLVDDFLANGEAATGALRLIRKANATVAGLGVLIEKSFQPGREKLNSQGLHVYSLARIAEMDVDHITFIPEEA
- a CDS encoding zinc ribbon domain-containing protein; translation: MPWCPKCKTEYRDGVTACPDCGSRLVEELPEEKVCIASLPEETALGLVAYYEYLGVDYCALEFDQESGKYRVLVPASRAEEIQKPTEQYFAKLRAEKAVPEEHEASAQTKVSGSPYQKKKDQLEDVRSTASAFLAVGIIGMVLIVLILAGVIPFPFAASSKVLMLSVMSLLFLVFIGIGIHSAQKVKGLRQEAKEEDDRTSQILSWFTATYTRADIEEDLQLQDSNEINYYARTNRIRELIRREYALNEDYMDTLAETLYEQYYES
- the rlmH gene encoding 23S rRNA (pseudouridine(1915)-N(3))-methyltransferase RlmH; amino-acid sequence: MRITILCVGKIKEKFYSAAVDEYKKRLSRYCRLDIVEVADEKTEEGASPVQEEQVREKEGERLLKQMKDDAYTVTLEIRGEMPDSVQLAEKIEQLGVRGVSHIQFVIGGSLGLSRAVMARADYRLSFSKMTFPHQLMRVILLEQIYRSFRITRGEPYHK
- a CDS encoding DUF3877 family protein, producing the protein MEQLFVATAPEQARSLQTEPQAKGFWFADGQPDPYVYHVEVDDFGLEYHRFTRKSYEALFGNTEEYDG
- a CDS encoding NYN domain-containing protein; this translates as MDNELRFAILIDADNISDKYIKIILDEISNSGVATYKRIYGDWTNPQLASWKHVLLENSIIPMQQYSYTTGKNSTDSAMIIDAMDILYSGMVDGYCIVSSDSDFTRLAARLRESGMQVIGMGEEKTPQPFISACNQFKYLDLLYANQQEEEEAEKLREAKHSSEQAETGSGKKKNGRKRGDIRRIRGTINAILEKFSDEDGWVSSGKLGDQLSKRLPDFDVRNYGFSKLTLFIKSLGDYEVQKMSYSNGQKQICVRLKGKKADKD
- a CDS encoding YabP/YqfC family sporulation protein; translated protein: MKHKISDSLRLPSDLTRGDMLVSVTGRHEIFVENYKGIIEYTDCRIMLSGKSGSVLLLGKGLSVVYYTGDEMKVEGTLDNICFLE